The genomic stretch CTGGCACTGGAGGCGGCTCCCACGGGAAGCGCGGTGGACGCTGGGGTCGGGCCGGGCGCCCCGGGACCTTCGCACTCGCGCGGCCTCCAGGCGGGTTCGGGGGCAGCGGCTGCGAGCCGGGGCCCCGGCTGCTCCGCGTCTCCCGCGCCCCTCTCGGCCCTCGCGGGCATCTGAATCCTCCGCAAGCAGTCCCGGAGCATCGCCTGCGTGCTGGACTCGCTGAGCCAGCACAGGAAGAGCTCGTCCACCTTCATCTTCAGGACCGGCTGCAGGACCTTGCCGGGCGGCATCTCCGGGGCTCCGGCCCTCCTTCCCGAGGGACGCCCCCACCCCTTTCCTGGCGCACAGGTGCCTGAAGCCGGGACCCACGTCCTGCCCGAATGGACCACACACGGGGCCGGCGACCAGCCCTTGAGGGCACGAGCCAGTGGGGGTCAAGGGCCCCGGGGCAAGAGACGGGAACCCGGCCGGGGGGCTCCCGGGGTCTGGTGAGGAGGCAGCGACCTGGCGAGGGGCCCGGGCCCGGGGTTCGGGAAAGAGGAGGCCCGGCCCGGTGGGGGTCGCGGGCCTGGGGTCCTGGGGTCCGGGGTTAGGTGGCGCCCGGCCCGGAGCGGGTCCCGGGGTCTGATGAGGACACAGCCTGGCCCGGCGAGTGTCGCGAGCCCAAGGTTCGGGGAAGAGGAGGTCCGGCCCGGTGGGGGTCCTGGGGTCTGGTGAGGAGGCAGGGACCCGGCGGGGACCGCGAGCCCCGGGTTCGGGGAGGAACTGGTCCGGCCCGGTGGGTTTCGCAGGCCCGGGGTTCAGGAGGTCAGGGGTGAGGCGGCGCCCGGCCCGGTGAGGGTCGAGGGCCTGGGGTTCGCGGAAGAGGACGCCCGGCCTGGTGGGGGTCACGGGCCCGGAGTTCAGGAGGTCAGGGGTGAGGCGAAGCCCCGCCGCGGGGTGCTGCGCGGACTCGAGGTCCCGGCTGAGGCGGACGGTCCGGCCGCGGGGGGACCCGCCCAACTCAGGGCAGCTTCAAAACGGGCGCGCCGGGACGAGCGCCCAAAGAAGGTCGCCTCAGCCGTGCGTCAGCACGACGCGTGGCGTCATCACACGGCGCCGCCCGTCCACGCCCCGAGGCAGTGCGGGGCGCCTTGGTGGGCCGGACGCTGCGCGGGACGTGTGGGCGCACCGGAGGGCGCTCAGGAGCTGGACTGTGGACGGGGGCGAGGGGTGACGGGCACCGGACTCGAGGCCTTTTACTTCTTAGGCTTTTGGTGGGTGTGGCCCCGCGCCAGCGAGACGCCCTGGCTTCTCCCAACCGCCCGCAGAACTGCGCGCATGCGCGGTGAGAGCTCGTCGGGAGGGGCACGCGCGCGTagctggctggggcaggggggtCGAGCATGCGCAGTGCGTGTCTGTGGTGGCGGCGTTCGGGGGGGGAGGGGCGCCTGTGGGTCGAGCATGCGCAGTGCGTGCCCGCTGGGAGCGAGCCGGAGGCAGGGCCGTGTGCCTGGAGGCGAAGGGCTACAGGGGGTGCATGCTCCGCGTGCCCGCCGAGCGCGGGAGCCAGCGCAAGGCGGGGTCGAAGGCCAGGGCAATTTTTTTTAGATAAACGGGCCCCTTCGAACCGCGAGGGTCGCGGTTACGTTAAGTGTGTTAAATCTTAATGATGCATTGGAGGCGTGTAACGGCTTTCAAGCTGGCCTTTCGGGGTggtttctttacttctgagccatcGGCTAAATAACTCTTGTTAAACTGTGATTTTGTTTGTAATGATTGCAAACTTTTTGTTTGTCtactgaaaaaaattctttttcttttgtcactcagtcgtgtccgactctttgcgaccccatggactgtagcctaccaggctcctctgtccatgggattttccaggcaggagtactggagtggattgccatttccttctccagcggatcttcccgacccagggatcaaaaaataaaataaaataaaacaccatCTCAAAGCTGagaattgtgttttaatttgagGACTTGCTGAAGACTTAAGCTCAGGAGGTATCCTCTCAGATCTTTCTGAGGGACTTTTCAGAAGACATAAAGGAAGGGCCGTGATATTTAGGGTTTTTTGCAACAAAAAAGATTAGCATATCAAAAGATGACAGtaatttaaagaaaaccagacattacaagttaatgaatttagcgcTTTTCTATGTGTGGGAAAATCTAAaagtctgggttccatccctgggtcgggaagattgcctggaggaggaaatggcaacccactccagaattcttgcctggagaattccatggacagaggaggctggagggctacggtccatggggtcataaagactcagacacgactgaggaaatACCATTCCATTGCATTCTGTAGGAATTAATGACAGGATGAGCCTGTGTGTCctgagaaagggaaaatatttatatCCAAGTTGATGCTGTTGCAGACCCACAGCCCTCGTCCTTGACGAAGCCCACCTTGGGCTCTCAGTGTCCCCCCGTGGCTGGAACCTCACTCTTACCGGGGACGCTGTTTAGAAATTGTGACACACAACAGAGCGCACTGTCCAGTGCACAGAATTCTGGTTTCTTCACCCTAAAACCCTCAGGGCGCACCATTGGGGTGTCTGCAGCGGCCAAGGGCTTGGCGGCCTCGACATCCCTTGCTTACCGATACGGCAGACGGTGTTCTGTCCACATTGTGTGGCCGATACTGCAGACGGTGTTCTGTCCACATTGTGTAGCTAAAGATAAAAACGGGAGTATCCTGGGTCACGAGAGGGCCACCACACGGGAATTCTGTGCAGTCAGGAAGCTGATGCTTGTGTGTGCAGGTTGTCAgttctgtgaaagtgttagtccctcagtcatctctgactctttgcaattccatgaactttagccccccaggctcctctgtccatgggattctccaggcaagaatactggagtgggttgccattccttcttcaggggatcttcctgacccagggatcaaacccgggtctcctgccttacaggcagattctttaccatctgagccaccaggaaagcccatgtcaGTTCTGGAGGGAGGCAAATATTAATACGTGTTTCTGTTTGCGTTTATCACACACAGACATCTCAGAGCACAAACGGGCTTTTCACTCTGGGTCTGTAAATGAGCTGCCACTCATCCGTgtggttttttgtgtgtgggggtgggggttgggggcgggaATGGGATTTTTCAGTCCCTGCACAAGACGGCTTTATACCCTGGGGTCTGCAAGGCCTGTGCGTCTGCCAGCGGAACATTAACAAACTCCAGGAGGGAAACAGAACCTCCTTCAGTCTGTGCGGTGGAGCGGGAGCCTGCCCCAGGGATCAGAGAGGTGCTGTGAGCTGGAGGCTGGTGGGGCCTGGGATGGGCACAGCCACAGCTAAGCGGGGGCAGGACCCTGCTGATAATAGGAGTGTAAGCTCTGCTGGCTGCATCTGCCTGCCAGGGGTGGCCGGAGGTGtcagggcagagggtgggggtgaAGAGGAAGATTCTAGAAGCCAAggacaaattggcacttgccatctcatctgaaaaagcagagacatcactttgccaacaaaggtccatctagtcaaagctatggttttcccagtagtctagtacggatgtgagacttggaccataaagaaggctgagcactgaagaactgatgcttttgaatcatgatgttggagaagacttttgagtgtcctttggactgcaaggagatcaaaccaggcaatcctaaagaaaatcagtcctgaatattcattggaagtagtgactaatgctgaagctgaaactcagatactttagccacctgttGTGTGAAAacacgctgatgctgggaaagattgaagggaggaggaggggatggcagaggatgagatggttggatggcatcactgactcaatggatataagtttgaacAAGCCCTGGGAGAtcgtgaagcacagggaagcctggcgtgctgcagctcatggggtgaaaaagagttggacacgactttagtgactgaacaacggcaACCAGCGGTAAGGACTTGGTGCCTTCACTACTGAGGCTGTGATTTCAGTCCCCAGTTAGGgcactaagattccacaagcagTATGGtgtaaccaaaaattaaaaaaacttatcTTTTTTGGTTAGTGTGCATTTTGATAAGCatccaaagaataaaaatgttgaacaaaatagaaaaaaatgacatgaacTCACCCCTGTTCCAGCCAAATTTTagcataaaatttgaaaaatcccAAATTTTagcataaaattaaagaaaaaaaaatttctaaaataaaatttgaaaattgtaaaattttagtataagataaaaaaaattctaaaaaaagatTGGGGAGCGTGCAAATAACCTGCCCTTTTATCTGCATGAAAGAGTTTTCATGCGTTCCTGTGTTCCTGGTTTTGTACTATTTCTGATGAAACCGTCCAGACGTCCACCGATGATCTGCATTCAGTATACCCGTTGTAAGCGTGGACTCAGGACCCTGACCTATTAAGGGACTTTGACCCTGCCCTGTTCTGTGTTCTGTTTGTTCGTCCAGGGTCTGTCACGGTTGTGATCAGTTGTAACTTCTCGCCCTCAGCTTGCCGCCTCTCTCGGTCCCTCGTCTTTTAATTTACTGACAGTTTGTTACGCTGGGACGTGGCGTAACTAAATGGGCTAACATTGGGTCGTCTGAGTGTGTGCTACATGCCCAAGAACATGGATAAATAACACAGTCCATAAAAAGGCCAGATCTCGGAGATCTGGTAGCGTAATGGCATGGGAGAGGGGAATCATTTACTTAGATAATTCAGCGTTCAATTACACGGTATGACGCAGAAAGACGACAGAGAAACATAGGGAGAGAGGACAGGCTTGGGAGTGGGGCAGTGCTGTTGAAGCAGAGTCTTTAAAGATGACTAATAGCCTTAAGGGGTTTCCCGCGCGGCGCTGGTGGtcaggaacccgcctgccagtgcagcagacatgagacccaggttcgatccctggggcgggaagatcccctggaggggggcacggcaacccactccagtattcttgcctagagaatcccatggacacaggagcctggcgggctacagtccgtggagtcgcagagtcagacacgactgagtgagcaggCACTCCAGAGGACAGGAAGAGGACAGGCCTGCTGGCAGCGGCCCTCAGCCGGCGCACGGCTCCTTCCGTCGCTGCTCACCTGGGTCGCACGTCGAACGGGACCCCAGACAGATGCCCGTCTGTCCTGCTTCCCCCCACCCTCACTGCCACCTGTTTGGCAACAAAAAAGTCTGTCAGTAAATGCTCTTGTTAAGGTTTCATGTGTGCTCTGATTTCCCTCCCTGACAAGCCCCGCCGGttcaccctcccctccctgcccccagctccattTCAaggttttttgatgatacagAAAAGACTTTGGTATTTGGATAATAAAATTTTCTGACTTGCCTTCCACCACCTTCAACTCAATTTCCTGTCCCAAGAGACGGTgcgtctctgtgtgtgtgtgtgtgtgtgtgtgtgtgtgatagaatCGAATCAAATTCCTTATTCATGGGGAAACAGCTGCGGTTTAATCTGAATATTCAGCACTGTGAACAGGTCAGGGTGATGGATGGAGTATGGAAATGTGTCTGGGGCAGGTAATGAAACCGCAGAACGCGCGGCCAGAGTGCAGGAAATAATGAAGTCGATTGCACATCCCCACAAAGTGCGGAATTGCACATTACAGCGCGCGGCCCCACATCCTCCTGTCATCGGACCCATGAGAGCTCCGTCTTGGGGTGGGGGAAACGGTTGTTCACAGATTACAACTTGATGTACAAGAGGGTATGGAAATACAGGGGCCGCCTGCCACAGCGTCCGCAGACAAGACGGATGTCCCCGTGGGAAATGAGTGTGAGCTGTGGGTCACGcaagctcagacggtaaagagtccgcctgcagtgcaggaggtccaggttccatccctgggtggagacagtcccctggaggagggcgt from Bubalus bubalis isolate 160015118507 breed Murrah chromosome X, NDDB_SH_1, whole genome shotgun sequence encodes the following:
- the LOC112582279 gene encoding uncharacterized protein LOC112582279, with amino-acid sequence MDHTRGRRPALEGTSQPGVQEVRGEAAPGPVRVEGLGFAEEDARPGGGHGPGVQEVRGEAKPRRGVLRGLEVPAEADGPAAGGPAQLRAASKRARRDERPKKVASAVRQHDAWRHHTAPPVHAPRQCGAPWWAGRCAGRVGAPEGAQELDCGRGRGVTGTGLEAFYFLGFWWVWPRASETPWLLPTARRTARMRENPMDTGAWRATVRGVAESDTTE